CCCGCCACCACCACCGCCGGAGCCGTCGCCCCTTCCTCCGCCACCACCGCCGCCAGACTTGCGCAGCGACCCGTCCAAAAGCGCGAGCGTGGTATCGAGGGAGTAAGCCATCAGCGGCGCAACGCGCAAGGAGCGTAGCCCGTTGATGAAGGCGCGCTCATCGCCGATCGAGCGCACGACGTGCGTCGTCAACACGACGAGCAGAATCTGCGCCGCCATCAGCATGCCGGCCTGCAATCCGGTCAGATTGATCGACAGCCAAGAGAACAAGGACCAATGACGATCCGTGTCGGGACCGGGTAACAAAGCGTTCGCGGCGATCAAAAACAGAAACAGGAATTTGAGGCGATCGAGAATGCGGCCGATCGAGTGGTCGAGCTTACCGCAGACTGCCAGGATCGCCACTTGCAGCAAAATCAGCGACGGAACCAGCAGCGGCTTCCAGGCGTCAGGCACGAGAAACGTGGCGCAAGTGACGGTCAGCAGGTAGACCACCAGGAGCCACGGATGACGATTGAGATAGCTGGCTGACGCTGGCATCGCTCGTTTACCACTCGATCTTGGCGCGGGGCACAAGCCGTGCGATGCGCTCGCGCTCGCCGGGCGGGATCGGATTATCCGCCAACTCCAATTCACGCAAGCTGTGCAACTGGGCGATCTCGTCCGGCACGTGCTTCAACTGATTGGCGCCCAGATTCAGCAACTGCAAATCGGGGAGATTCCACAGCTTCTCCGGCAGCGACGCGAGTTGATTCCGCGAGACGTGCAACTCGTTCAGTTGCTTCAGCCGGCCGATTTCCTCCGGCAGTACGCGCAAATTGTTGCGCGACAATTTCAACACCTTGAGCTGCCGCAGCTCGCCGATCTCGGGCGGCAGAGTCTCGATCCCGTTGTTGCCGAGATTGAGCGATTCCAGATTCGTCAGCTCGAGCGCTCCCTTGGGAAAACGCTCCAATCCAGCACTGGTGAGGCTCAGGAAGCGCACGCCGTGCGGCTCCATGAGGGCGTCGGTGAGGTTCGTGTACACCTGATCCGACAGCGCTTTTGCAGCCAGATCGTGCCCGATTTCGATGGAGACGACTTCGCGCAGCACGAATCGCGGCGTAGTGATCTCCGCTAATTGCTTGCGGCCAGCCGGGACGAGCTTCCAACCTGGCGAGTTGGTGCTCAGCAAGGAAAAGTCCGCCAACTTGGCGACGTCGAAGGCAAAGCACTCGCCCCGGCTCCCACGGCAGCAGACTTGCAGTTCAGCGCTGCGCTCTGGCAGCAATTCGTCGAGCGGCACGACCATTTGGCCGGGAAAGCGCGCGATATCCGGCGGGACCGGCAGCGCTCGGGCAAGCAACGACTCGGCAGACAGCGACGTCGTCGCGCCGGCCTCGGTCAACTCAATCGGTGGCAATGACATCGGCAGTGGCCCGTGGCCGAAAGCCACACAAGCGGCCATTCAATCCCAGGAGACTGAGCGGCCATTGGTTCGAGAGAAATGCCCAACTTTGCTTCTCAGGCTGCCACGGCAACGCCGCGAACTATGCCCTGCAAATCCAGTATCAATCGACTCTGGTTCTTTGTCAACGGAACGGACGTTGAATGCAGGCAACGACTTCCGCCGAAATTGCGGAATCCACCAGAGGGAATGTTACCGCCGGGGCGGGACGCCAACCAAGGAGGCCTCGCAATTCCTGCTGAAAGGCTGAGCGAAACCATCGGCGCGGGTTTCGAGGCATCTGCCATCGACGATTACGGCCGAAT
This genomic stretch from Planctomycetia bacterium harbors:
- a CDS encoding energy-coupling factor transporter transmembrane component T, producing MPASASYLNRHPWLLVVYLLTVTCATFLVPDAWKPLLVPSLILLQVAILAVCGKLDHSIGRILDRLKFLFLFLIAANALLPGPDTDRHWSLFSWLSINLTGLQAGMLMAAQILLVVLTTHVVRSIGDERAFINGLRSLRVAPLMAYSLDTTLALLDGSLRKSGGGGGGGRGDGSGGGGGG
- a CDS encoding leucine-rich repeat domain-containing protein, producing the protein MSLPPIELTEAGATTSLSAESLLARALPVPPDIARFPGQMVVPLDELLPERSAELQVCCRGSRGECFAFDVAKLADFSLLSTNSPGWKLVPAGRKQLAEITTPRFVLREVVSIEIGHDLAAKALSDQVYTNLTDALMEPHGVRFLSLTSAGLERFPKGALELTNLESLNLGNNGIETLPPEIGELRQLKVLKLSRNNLRVLPEEIGRLKQLNELHVSRNQLASLPEKLWNLPDLQLLNLGANQLKHVPDEIAQLHSLRELELADNPIPPGERERIARLVPRAKIEW